From a region of the Pseudomonadaceae bacterium SI-3 genome:
- a CDS encoding acyl-CoA dehydrogenase → MELPAYLQSLQERTAAVVEAEIAPRSSQVDQAAQWPAHSMKALGEAGLLGLMVPAALGGHGQGLLGLSVITEAIGRACPSSALCFGMHCVGTAVIAAKATEFQQEHYLRAIAEGRHITTLALSEHGSGAHFYVPQTRIEDTGQHFLVDGTKQFVTNGGHADSYVVSSVASSDSDAGDFSCLIVDSDSAGMNWLDPWRGFGMRGNSSRPLHLDRVQVRHENLLGEEGDQVWYVFEVVAPFFLMAMAGTYLGLAQAALDVTGEHLRARRYTHSGESLRDIESMQTRYAEMWMAVEKTRALIREASRRGDMNHPEALPFILSCKADAGDTVVRVTNEAMTLCGGAAYRENSRIGQMLRDARAAHIMSPTTDLLKLWAGRSLLGLPLL, encoded by the coding sequence ATGGAACTACCTGCTTACCTTCAGTCGCTCCAGGAACGCACGGCCGCTGTCGTTGAAGCCGAAATCGCGCCGCGCTCTTCTCAGGTGGACCAGGCCGCTCAGTGGCCAGCCCATTCGATGAAGGCGCTTGGCGAAGCAGGGCTGCTGGGGCTGATGGTGCCAGCCGCGCTCGGCGGCCATGGCCAAGGACTACTGGGACTGAGCGTGATTACCGAAGCCATCGGGCGGGCTTGTCCGTCGTCTGCGCTGTGTTTCGGCATGCATTGCGTGGGCACGGCGGTTATCGCCGCCAAGGCTACCGAGTTCCAGCAGGAGCACTATCTGCGGGCCATCGCTGAAGGGCGTCACATCACCACGCTGGCGTTGTCCGAGCATGGTTCCGGTGCGCATTTCTACGTACCCCAGACCCGAATCGAGGATACCGGCCAGCATTTTCTCGTCGACGGCACCAAGCAGTTCGTCACCAATGGCGGACACGCCGACTCCTATGTTGTTTCCTCGGTCGCGAGTTCGGACAGTGATGCTGGCGACTTCAGCTGTCTGATCGTTGATTCCGACAGCGCTGGCATGAACTGGCTCGATCCCTGGCGGGGTTTCGGCATGCGCGGCAACTCATCGCGTCCGCTGCATCTGGATCGGGTGCAGGTGAGGCACGAAAATCTGCTCGGAGAAGAGGGCGACCAAGTCTGGTATGTCTTTGAGGTAGTCGCGCCGTTCTTTCTGATGGCCATGGCCGGCACCTATCTCGGCCTGGCTCAGGCTGCGCTCGACGTTACCGGTGAGCATTTGCGTGCGCGGCGTTATACCCATTCGGGCGAATCGTTGCGCGATATCGAATCGATGCAGACGCGTTACGCCGAAATGTGGATGGCGGTTGAGAAGACCCGTGCGCTGATTCGCGAGGCGAGTCGGCGCGGCGACATGAACCATCCCGAGGCGCTGCCGTTCATCCTCTCCTGCAAGGCTGACGCCGGTGACACGGTGGTGCGAGTCACCAATGAGGCGATGACGCTCTGTGGTGGAGCTGCGTACCGGGAGAACAGCCGCATCGGCCAAATGCTGCGTGACGCCCGTGCCGCTCACATCATGAGTCCTACGACCGATCTGTTGAAACTCTGGGCAGGCCGTAGCTTGCTCGGCCTGCCACTGCTTTGA
- a CDS encoding flagellar hook-associated protein FlgK gives MSILGQIGYSGVRASQIALSATGQNIANVNTPGFSRLTPDMKSVGGQTSVSIGGGVQVSSIRRLSNDFQNQQLWRASTDENYFNTSQQYLTALEGLIDSEGSSVSVGLDNFFAALSEASSTPESIALRQQIIGESKQLAQRFNGLNSNIGTQLNALQGQRVAMTSEINGLSGNIAELNAQIREMESSGRDTATLRDYRDNLVKDLSQYAGIRVQEAADGTLNVSLANGQPLVAGATAGQLKVNANLAGEQEMTLVFAKTTFPLNQQGIGGSLGGLYDMEYGALRPAQQDLHDMASAVATMVNDALAGGFDLNGNPGQPLFSYNAGSTSGMLAVNALGASELAFSGTAGEVGNNKTLLTMLELKSAGVTVAGNTVPLNDAYAGLVGRVASASRQNQADLRAATTVAEQAQAQRDSVSAVNLDEEAVNLMAYEQAYQANMKVISTSNDLFNAVLAMF, from the coding sequence GTGAGTATTCTTGGTCAAATTGGCTACAGCGGCGTTCGCGCCTCGCAGATCGCCCTCTCGGCGACCGGGCAGAACATCGCCAACGTCAACACGCCGGGCTTCAGCCGTCTGACGCCAGACATGAAGTCGGTGGGCGGGCAGACCTCGGTCAGCATCGGTGGTGGCGTACAGGTCAGCAGCATCCGGCGTCTGTCCAACGACTTCCAGAATCAGCAGCTCTGGCGCGCCAGCACCGACGAGAACTACTTCAACACCAGCCAGCAATACCTCACCGCCCTCGAAGGCCTGATCGATAGCGAAGGCTCGAGCGTCAGCGTTGGCCTGGACAACTTCTTCGCCGCCCTCAGCGAAGCCAGTTCGACCCCCGAATCCATCGCCCTGCGCCAGCAGATCATCGGCGAGTCGAAGCAGTTGGCGCAGCGCTTCAACGGGCTGAACAGCAACATCGGCACCCAGCTCAACGCCCTGCAGGGCCAGCGCGTGGCCATGACCAGCGAAATCAACGGGCTGTCCGGCAACATCGCCGAGTTGAACGCACAGATCCGCGAGATGGAATCCTCGGGCCGTGATACCGCGACCCTGCGCGATTACCGCGACAACCTGGTCAAGGACCTTAGCCAATACGCCGGCATCCGCGTGCAGGAAGCCGCTGATGGCACTCTGAATGTCTCGCTGGCCAACGGTCAGCCGCTGGTTGCCGGTGCGACGGCGGGCCAGTTGAAGGTCAACGCCAACCTCGCCGGCGAGCAGGAGATGACGCTGGTGTTCGCCAAGACCACCTTCCCGCTCAACCAGCAGGGCATCGGCGGCTCGCTCGGCGGTCTCTACGACATGGAGTACGGCGCGCTGCGCCCGGCCCAGCAGGATTTGCACGACATGGCCTCGGCCGTGGCGACCATGGTCAACGACGCCCTCGCCGGTGGCTTCGACCTCAACGGCAACCCGGGCCAGCCGCTGTTCAGCTACAACGCGGGCAGCACCAGCGGGATGCTGGCGGTCAACGCGTTGGGCGCTTCGGAACTGGCGTTTTCCGGCACCGCAGGCGAGGTGGGTAACAACAAGACCCTGCTCACCATGCTTGAACTCAAATCAGCGGGTGTCACGGTCGCCGGCAACACCGTACCGCTCAACGACGCCTACGCCGGCCTGGTTGGCCGCGTTGCCAGTGCCAGCCGGCAGAACCAGGCGGATCTGCGCGCCGCGACCACGGTAGCCGAGCAGGCTCAGGCGCAGCGCGACAGCGTCAGTGCGGTCAACCTGGACGAGGAGGCCGTCAATCTCATGGCCTACGAGCAGGCCTACCAAGCCAACATGAAAGTCATCAGCACATCCAACGATCTGTTCAACGCCGTACTGGCGATGTTCTGA
- a CDS encoding 3-carboxymuconate cyclase yields the protein MHEPRTFRHGIAAALLTICTSGAAAPMHQILVGSYTSEGNSEGIYRMQFDAESGQIEPQPLQVARTHNPSWLTLDLNRNRLYAVNENGPGHPDPVGRVSAFILAPTSGKLSVLEQQITLGDEPTHLSQSRDGRYLFVSNYGSRANPGGSLAVVPLAKDGTLLPVTQIATHKASEVHPERQQSPHVHSAVMSPDGKTLFVSDLGADKIFVYRYDPTNAERPLSPADPAFISLPDGSGPRHLVFSPDGSQAYATLELSAQIARFDHVDGSLVQRQLVDLAAGGDVSLHSPGAIHPSPDGRFLYVSDRAEKNRIMVYAIEENDNLREIQQRDSEGREPREFAIDPSGQFMIIANQKSDALVIVQRDSDSGKLGDTVQTLPMGRPSDVKFIDRTGP from the coding sequence ATGCACGAACCACGCACCTTTCGCCACGGCATAGCCGCGGCACTCCTAACCATTTGTACCAGCGGAGCAGCGGCCCCCATGCATCAGATATTGGTCGGTAGCTACACCAGCGAAGGAAACAGCGAAGGGATTTATCGCATGCAGTTCGATGCCGAAAGCGGCCAGATCGAACCGCAACCGCTACAGGTCGCACGGACCCACAACCCGTCCTGGTTGACGCTGGATCTCAACCGCAACCGGCTCTATGCGGTAAACGAGAACGGACCGGGCCATCCTGATCCGGTGGGTCGGGTCAGCGCATTCATCCTGGCGCCGACCAGTGGCAAGCTGTCGGTTCTGGAGCAGCAGATCACCCTGGGCGACGAACCCACGCACCTGAGCCAGAGCCGCGACGGGCGTTATCTATTCGTCTCCAACTACGGGTCGCGCGCAAATCCGGGTGGCAGCCTCGCGGTGGTCCCGCTAGCCAAGGATGGGACGCTTTTGCCGGTCACCCAGATCGCGACCCACAAGGCCAGCGAAGTGCACCCGGAGCGCCAGCAATCGCCTCACGTGCACTCCGCGGTGATGTCGCCGGATGGCAAGACGCTTTTCGTCAGCGACCTAGGCGCCGACAAGATCTTCGTCTATCGCTACGACCCGACCAACGCCGAGCGACCATTGTCGCCAGCCGACCCGGCCTTCATCAGCCTGCCGGACGGCAGCGGCCCACGTCATTTGGTGTTCAGCCCGGATGGCAGCCAGGCCTACGCGACGCTGGAGCTGAGCGCCCAGATCGCGCGCTTCGATCATGTCGATGGCAGCCTGGTGCAGCGTCAGTTGGTCGATCTAGCCGCTGGCGGCGATGTCAGCCTGCACTCGCCCGGCGCCATTCATCCTTCACCGGACGGTCGCTTCCTCTACGTCAGTGACCGCGCCGAGAAGAACCGCATCATGGTGTATGCCATCGAGGAGAACGACAATCTGCGCGAGATCCAGCAGCGCGACAGTGAGGGCCGCGAGCCGCGGGAGTTCGCCATCGACCCGAGCGGCCAGTTCATGATCATTGCCAACCAGAAGAGTGATGCGCTGGTGATCGTGCAGCGCGACTCCGACAGCGGCAAGCTGGGCGATACCGTGCAGACGTTGCCGATGGGGCGACCTTCGGATGTGAAATTCATCGATCGAACCGGGCCGTAA
- a CDS encoding lytic transglycosylase: MSIVSLPQHLNTLRNRQDGPTAARRQQLEVVAEQFEAMFLQQILKQMRKAGDVLGAGNPMRSRELDTMRDFYDEVLADTLAGKRQTGIADMLVQQLSGEAGSAPAPTALAGHAGSGLQGGGLHALRGTWQRGVDALDSAWESGKAGFKSLVDSVIKHESSGNIAAVSPKGARGLMQLMPGTARDMAAELGLPFSEARLTTDAEYNKRLGSAYLNKMLDRYDGHQALALAAYNAGPGRVDEWLKSHGDPRKGEIGTGAWVQKIPFAETRNYTRNILNDLSAAAPRQAEPRAQLQAVPPVVPSPLNSAGDSVALSTGHSVVAGARLSVAFAQPIRIEPKEVVS, from the coding sequence ATGAGCATCGTATCCCTCCCCCAGCACCTCAACACCCTGCGCAACCGCCAGGACGGCCCGACCGCGGCCCGGCGCCAGCAGCTGGAAGTCGTTGCCGAACAGTTCGAGGCGATGTTCCTGCAGCAGATCCTCAAGCAGATGCGCAAGGCCGGCGACGTGCTCGGTGCCGGCAACCCGATGCGCAGCCGCGAGCTGGATACCATGCGCGACTTCTATGACGAAGTGCTCGCCGACACCCTGGCCGGCAAGCGCCAGACGGGGATCGCCGACATGCTGGTTCAGCAGCTAAGTGGTGAAGCCGGCAGCGCGCCCGCGCCGACAGCCCTGGCCGGTCACGCTGGCAGCGGTTTGCAGGGTGGCGGCTTGCATGCGCTGCGTGGCACCTGGCAGCGAGGCGTCGATGCGCTGGACAGTGCTTGGGAAAGCGGCAAGGCCGGCTTCAAGTCGCTGGTCGACAGCGTCATCAAGCATGAGTCCAGTGGCAACATCGCCGCCGTCTCGCCGAAGGGCGCGCGTGGCCTGATGCAGTTGATGCCGGGTACGGCGCGGGACATGGCGGCCGAGCTGGGTTTGCCGTTCAGTGAAGCGCGGCTGACCACCGATGCGGAATACAACAAGCGCCTCGGCAGTGCCTACCTGAACAAGATGCTCGACCGCTACGACGGCCATCAGGCGCTGGCGCTGGCCGCCTATAACGCCGGCCCCGGCCGGGTAGACGAGTGGCTGAAGAGCCACGGTGACCCCCGCAAGGGCGAGATCGGCACCGGCGCCTGGGTGCAGAAGATCCCTTTTGCGGAGACCCGCAACTACACCCGCAACATCCTCAACGATCTGAGCGCCGCCGCGCCTCGGCAGGCCGAACCGCGTGCGCAGCTGCAAGCCGTTCCGCCTGTTGTGCCGTCGCCGCTTAATTCCGCTGGCGATTCGGTCGCTCTTTCTACTGGGCACAGTGTTGTTGCTGGCGCCCGCCTCTCGGTGGCGTTCGCGCAACCGATCCGGATCGAGCCGAAGGAAGTCGTGTCGTGA
- a CDS encoding flagellar basal body L-ring protein FlgH, with amino-acid sequence MMRTPILLVALALLGGCASFNEMLPEEPSTEYEPLELDYSLPPTTGGGLFRSGYSGSLISDRRAVRVGDILTVVLDESTQSSKSAGTSFGKESSVGIGVPTILGKTYPDVETSASGEREFKGSAKSSQQNTLRGSIAVSVHRVLPNGTLLIKGEKALRLNQGDEYIRLTGLVRIDDINRYNQVSSQSVANAKISYAGRGVLNDSNSAGWLTRFFASPLFPL; translated from the coding sequence ATGATGCGTACGCCCATTCTGCTCGTCGCTCTGGCCTTGCTCGGCGGCTGCGCCAGCTTCAACGAAATGCTGCCGGAAGAGCCCTCCACCGAGTACGAACCGCTGGAGTTGGACTACAGCCTGCCGCCGACCACCGGTGGCGGCCTGTTCCGCTCCGGTTACAGCGGCTCGCTGATCAGCGACAGGCGCGCGGTGCGGGTCGGCGACATCCTCACGGTGGTGCTGGACGAGTCCACGCAGTCGAGCAAGAGCGCCGGTACCAGTTTCGGCAAGGAATCGAGCGTAGGCATCGGCGTGCCGACCATTCTCGGCAAGACCTACCCGGACGTTGAAACCTCAGCCTCCGGCGAACGCGAGTTCAAGGGCTCGGCCAAGAGCTCGCAGCAGAACACCCTGCGCGGCTCCATTGCCGTCAGCGTGCACCGCGTGCTGCCCAACGGCACCTTGCTGATCAAGGGTGAGAAGGCCCTGCGGCTGAATCAGGGCGACGAATACATCCGCCTGACCGGCCTGGTGCGTATCGACGACATCAACCGCTACAACCAGGTGTCCTCGCAAAGCGTGGCCAACGCCAAGATTTCCTACGCCGGGCGCGGCGTGCTCAACGACAGCAACTCGGCCGGCTGGCTGACGCGGTTCTTCGCGTCGCCGCTGTTCCCCCTTTAA
- the flgL gene encoding flagellar hook-associated protein 3, which yields MRISNAQITAMMHGSMNTSSEKLGKLMQQMATGERMLMPSDDPISAVRVLRIQREEATLTQYRTNIANVSGNLSKQEANLKATSDTMLNVRDLLLWAANGSNTSEDLAAIANEMGNLERTIVSFANVRDEEGRYLFSGTLSDRPAITFDAATQSYQLTGNDQYRQAAVANGVLVEENVTAAQVFGGGVGMLNDLNALVKMLADPALNANDPAVQASISATLNSLDKTHGDLLGAVSELGGRQNTLTLLSSSNEDVSLVNQKIDGELSQLDYASASIDLNNYQLSLQATQKTYLKINGLSLFGML from the coding sequence ATGCGCATCTCCAACGCCCAAATCACCGCCATGATGCACGGCTCGATGAACACCAGCTCCGAGAAGCTCGGCAAGCTGATGCAGCAGATGGCCACCGGCGAGCGCATGCTGATGCCCTCGGATGACCCGATCTCCGCCGTGCGCGTGCTGCGCATCCAGCGCGAGGAAGCGACGCTGACCCAGTACCGCACCAACATCGCCAACGTGTCCGGCAACCTGTCCAAGCAAGAAGCCAACCTCAAGGCGACGTCGGACACCATGCTCAACGTGCGCGACCTGCTGCTGTGGGCCGCCAACGGCAGCAACACCAGCGAAGACCTGGCCGCCATCGCCAATGAGATGGGCAATCTGGAACGCACCATCGTCAGCTTCGCCAACGTGCGTGACGAGGAAGGCCGTTATCTGTTCTCAGGCACCCTCAGCGACCGGCCGGCCATTACCTTCGATGCCGCCACCCAGAGCTACCAGCTGACCGGCAACGATCAATACCGCCAGGCGGCAGTCGCCAATGGCGTACTGGTCGAGGAGAATGTCACCGCCGCGCAGGTCTTCGGTGGCGGCGTCGGCATGCTCAACGACCTCAACGCGCTGGTCAAAATGCTCGCCGACCCGGCACTGAATGCCAACGATCCGGCAGTACAGGCTTCGATCAGCGCTACGCTCAACAGCCTCGACAAGACTCACGGCGACTTGCTCGGTGCGGTCTCGGAGTTGGGCGGGCGGCAGAACACCCTGACGTTGCTGTCGAGCAGCAACGAGGATGTTTCGCTGGTGAACCAGAAAATCGACGGCGAGCTGTCGCAACTCGACTACGCCTCGGCCAGCATCGACCTGAACAACTATCAGCTGTCGCTGCAGGCGACGCAGAAAACCTATTTGAAGATCAACGGGCTGTCGCTGTTCGGCATGCTCTGA
- a CDS encoding flagellar biosynthesis protein FlgI — translation MRPLKLFLAAVALWQLPAQAVPLMDLVDVEGIRGNQLIGYGLVVGLDGTGDKNQVKFTSQSVTNMIKQFGVNLPPNVDPKLKNVAAVTITATVPPSYSAGQTVDVTVSSLGDAKSLRGGQLLMTPLQGVDGEIYALAQGAVIVGGVSAEGADGSKVSINTSNSGLIPNGATVERMIPSDFTERPEVMLNVRQPSFQTVTRVVDAVDAYFGKGTATALNATKVSIRAPLTSTQRMSFMAMLERLEVEEGRTRPKVVFNSRTGTVVVGQGVRVKAAAVAHGSLTVTISENPQVSQPNAFADGETVVTPQSDVTIEQDRKAMFKWPEGASLESIISTINSLGATPDDVMSILQSLERAGALNAELIVM, via the coding sequence ATGCGACCACTCAAGCTGTTCCTCGCCGCCGTCGCGCTGTGGCAACTGCCGGCCCAGGCCGTGCCGTTGATGGACCTGGTGGATGTCGAGGGCATCCGTGGCAACCAGCTGATCGGCTACGGCCTAGTTGTGGGCCTCGACGGTACCGGCGACAAGAATCAGGTCAAATTCACCAGCCAGTCGGTGACGAACATGATCAAGCAGTTCGGCGTGAACCTGCCGCCGAACGTCGACCCGAAGCTGAAGAACGTCGCCGCGGTGACCATCACCGCGACGGTGCCGCCGTCCTACAGCGCCGGCCAGACGGTGGATGTCACCGTCTCCTCGCTGGGCGACGCCAAGAGCCTGCGCGGCGGCCAACTGCTGATGACCCCGCTGCAGGGCGTCGACGGTGAGATCTATGCCCTGGCTCAGGGCGCGGTGATCGTTGGCGGCGTCAGCGCCGAAGGTGCAGACGGCTCCAAGGTTTCCATCAACACCTCCAACAGCGGCCTGATCCCCAACGGTGCGACGGTCGAGCGGATGATTCCCAGCGACTTCACCGAACGCCCGGAAGTGATGCTTAACGTGCGCCAGCCGAGCTTCCAGACCGTCACCCGTGTGGTCGACGCGGTGGATGCCTATTTCGGCAAAGGCACCGCCACGGCGCTCAACGCCACCAAGGTGTCGATCCGTGCGCCCCTTACCAGCACTCAGCGCATGAGCTTCATGGCCATGCTCGAACGCCTGGAAGTCGAAGAGGGCCGCACCCGGCCGAAAGTGGTGTTCAACAGCCGCACCGGCACTGTCGTGGTCGGTCAGGGTGTGCGGGTCAAAGCCGCGGCGGTGGCCCACGGCAGCCTGACCGTGACGATCAGCGAGAATCCCCAGGTCAGCCAGCCAAACGCATTCGCGGACGGCGAAACCGTGGTCACGCCGCAGTCGGACGTCACCATCGAGCAGGACCGCAAGGCGATGTTCAAGTGGCCCGAAGGCGCCAGCCTGGAAAGCATCATCAGCACCATCAACAGTCTTGGCGCCACACCCGACGACGTGATGAGCATCCTGCAGTCGCTGGAACGTGCCGGCGCCCTGAACGCTGAATTGATCGTGATGTAA
- a CDS encoding dehydrogenase has product MRYLCLVYLNEDAVAALPPGVHAALDAECCEYHAQLRHSGELVVGEALQPVSSTTTVRRQGDRLLLHDGPVRDGHEQPAAIYLFETQDLNGAIRLASRLPSARLGCVEVHALEARAPP; this is encoded by the coding sequence ATGCGCTATCTGTGCCTGGTCTACCTGAATGAAGACGCCGTGGCGGCACTGCCGCCAGGCGTTCACGCCGCGCTCGATGCCGAATGCTGTGAGTACCACGCGCAGCTGCGGCACAGCGGCGAGCTGGTCGTCGGCGAAGCCCTGCAGCCGGTGTCGAGCACCACCACCGTGCGCCGACAAGGCGACCGCCTGCTTCTGCACGACGGGCCAGTGCGCGACGGCCACGAGCAGCCTGCGGCCATCTATCTGTTCGAGACCCAGGACCTCAACGGCGCGATCCGTCTGGCATCCCGCCTGCCCTCGGCGCGGCTGGGCTGCGTCGAGGTGCATGCGCTGGAGGCGCGAGCGCCGCCTTGA
- a CDS encoding hybrid sensor histidine kinase/response regulator — translation MLEDIAVAQQLRLDILDQSSLSERLQTEDEPSLVLLAPGLGKTLSLARAVRKRWPQCELIFLCLPGGVDTLRQSFGIAPLIGTHWSIAEMERDQLAREVARSLNAGRRRSKLRTTLDRANATIAKPRTEFEGISQRRLNADYYVHNIIDAARDAIVGLDTTLEVLYWSAGACELFRLSARDTVGRQAEQLPFWSEALVTAVRQVLSGSGTQSHECSCVVGEVELALEVNVSAVSGGDGLAVGASLTIRDITALAAERRANAERGRQLSEERQHLHRLFEQAPGFIAITQGPQHVVEIANRSFHQLVGLRDVIGLPAAVVFPQIEGQDVGSLLQRVYITRRPYVGRGTPILVTRADEEQPRRGYVDFVFQPVLSEQDQLTGVFCQGHDVTQQVLAQLALQRSQEDLQALVDERTRELEQSRHALYQSQKLEAIGKLTGGVAHDFNNVLQVVSGNLQLLRPLLSGNRLGTGRLDAATGAVDRGAKLAAELLAFARKQPLRPAPTQLARLLRNMDALLRQALGEAIEIETVVSGGLWTTMVDPHQLENVVLNLAINARDAMQASGKLTLELSNAMLDELYTQTQVDVEPGQYVLLAVSDTGSGMSAQTLEHAFEPFYTTKPEGEGTGLGLSMAYGFAKQSGGHIRIYSEPGSGTTVKLYLPRTEQPEVLAVPLPVGPAVGGDETILVVEDDLAVQGTVVELLNGLGYQVLRANDAQSALSILQSGLRIDVLFTDVVMPGALSTTELARQAKLLLPDIAVLFTSGYTRNAIVHGGKLDTGVELLSKPYRQEELARKLRQLLAPRQTPALPPEAVRPAVLVVEDQLQLLALTCEMVQELGLTAEGFPSAEAALPALREKHFEYLLVDVNLPGMSGPEFARLALQEQPKLQVVLLSGEGAVETSIPARSLGKPYTFEQLEAILKG, via the coding sequence ATGCTTGAAGACATTGCGGTAGCGCAGCAATTACGGCTGGATATCCTTGACCAATCATCATTAAGCGAGCGGCTCCAGACAGAAGATGAACCCTCGCTGGTGCTGCTGGCACCTGGGCTTGGCAAGACGTTGTCGCTTGCCCGCGCGGTGCGCAAGCGATGGCCGCAATGCGAGCTGATTTTTCTTTGCCTGCCGGGCGGCGTCGATACGCTACGTCAGTCGTTCGGTATCGCACCGCTCATTGGGACGCACTGGTCCATCGCCGAGATGGAGCGTGACCAGCTCGCCCGTGAGGTGGCTCGCTCGCTGAACGCGGGGCGGCGGCGTAGCAAGCTGCGAACCACGCTGGACCGTGCCAATGCGACGATTGCAAAACCCCGTACGGAGTTCGAAGGCATATCGCAGCGTCGGCTGAACGCCGATTACTACGTGCACAACATCATCGACGCCGCCCGTGATGCCATTGTCGGGCTAGATACCACGCTTGAGGTGTTGTACTGGAGTGCTGGCGCTTGCGAGTTGTTCCGGCTCTCCGCTCGTGACACGGTCGGGCGGCAGGCCGAGCAGCTGCCGTTCTGGTCGGAAGCGCTGGTAACCGCAGTACGCCAGGTGTTGTCGGGTAGCGGTACGCAAAGCCATGAATGCAGCTGCGTAGTCGGGGAAGTCGAGCTGGCCCTTGAGGTCAACGTCTCGGCAGTGAGTGGTGGCGATGGTTTGGCTGTGGGCGCGTCCCTGACTATCCGCGACATTACGGCCCTGGCCGCGGAACGTCGCGCCAACGCAGAGCGGGGGCGTCAGCTGAGCGAGGAGCGCCAGCACCTGCATCGGCTGTTTGAACAGGCGCCCGGCTTCATCGCCATCACTCAGGGTCCGCAGCACGTTGTTGAAATCGCCAATCGCTCGTTTCACCAGCTCGTTGGGTTACGTGACGTGATCGGCCTGCCCGCTGCAGTCGTGTTTCCTCAGATTGAGGGACAGGACGTTGGCAGCCTGCTGCAGCGGGTCTACATCACCAGGCGGCCCTACGTGGGGCGCGGCACGCCAATATTGGTCACTCGTGCTGACGAAGAGCAGCCGCGCAGAGGCTATGTCGATTTCGTCTTCCAGCCGGTGCTGTCCGAGCAGGATCAGCTCACTGGCGTTTTCTGTCAGGGCCATGATGTAACTCAGCAGGTACTGGCGCAGCTGGCGCTGCAGCGTTCACAAGAAGACCTGCAAGCGCTGGTGGACGAACGGACCCGGGAGCTGGAGCAGAGCCGTCATGCGCTCTACCAGTCGCAGAAATTGGAAGCCATCGGCAAGCTGACCGGGGGTGTGGCCCATGATTTCAATAACGTGCTTCAGGTCGTCAGCGGCAATCTACAGCTGTTGCGTCCGCTGCTGAGCGGCAATCGCCTTGGTACCGGCCGGCTCGATGCAGCGACCGGCGCTGTTGATCGGGGTGCCAAGCTGGCGGCGGAGTTGCTTGCCTTTGCTCGCAAACAGCCTTTGCGTCCGGCGCCCACGCAACTGGCCCGTCTGTTGCGCAACATGGATGCACTGCTGCGCCAGGCACTCGGCGAGGCGATCGAGATCGAGACGGTCGTTTCCGGCGGGCTGTGGACCACCATGGTGGACCCGCACCAGCTTGAAAACGTCGTGCTCAACCTGGCGATCAACGCGCGCGATGCCATGCAGGCCAGCGGCAAGCTGACGCTGGAACTGAGCAACGCGATGCTTGACGAGCTGTATACCCAGACTCAAGTGGATGTCGAGCCCGGACAGTACGTGCTGCTGGCCGTGTCCGATACCGGTTCTGGCATGTCGGCGCAAACCCTCGAGCATGCGTTCGAACCCTTTTACACCACCAAGCCCGAGGGCGAAGGTACCGGCCTCGGCCTCAGCATGGCTTACGGGTTTGCCAAGCAGAGCGGCGGGCACATACGGATCTACAGCGAGCCCGGCAGCGGCACCACAGTGAAGCTGTATCTGCCGCGAACCGAACAGCCGGAAGTCCTAGCCGTGCCACTGCCGGTCGGGCCGGCTGTGGGTGGCGACGAAACCATTTTGGTGGTCGAGGATGACCTGGCGGTACAGGGTACGGTGGTCGAGCTGCTCAATGGGCTCGGCTATCAGGTGCTGCGGGCCAACGATGCGCAGAGTGCCCTGAGCATCCTGCAAAGCGGCCTGCGCATCGATGTTTTGTTCACCGACGTGGTCATGCCCGGCGCGCTCAGCACGACTGAGCTGGCACGACAGGCCAAGCTCTTGCTACCCGATATCGCTGTTCTCTTTACCTCCGGCTACACGCGTAACGCCATCGTCCACGGCGGCAAGCTCGATACCGGCGTCGAGCTGCTGAGCAAGCCGTACCGGCAGGAAGAGCTGGCGCGCAAACTGCGGCAATTACTGGCGCCTCGACAGACCCCGGCGCTGCCTCCCGAAGCGGTGCGGCCAGCGGTATTGGTGGTCGAAGACCAGCTGCAGCTGCTAGCCCTGACCTGCGAGATGGTTCAGGAGCTGGGGCTGACCGCAGAGGGCTTTCCTTCGGCCGAAGCAGCACTACCAGCCCTGCGCGAGAAGCACTTTGAGTACCTGTTGGTAGACGTGAACCTCCCAGGCATGTCCGGCCCCGAGTTTGCCAGGCTCGCCTTGCAAGAACAGCCGAAGTTGCAGGTCGTGTTGCTCTCTGGCGAAGGTGCGGTGGAAACCAGCATTCCGGCACGCTCGTTGGGCAAGCCCTATACCTTCGAGCAGCTCGAGGCGATCCTCAAGGGCTGA